The Lolium rigidum isolate FL_2022 chromosome 1, APGP_CSIRO_Lrig_0.1, whole genome shotgun sequence region TCGAATTATGACTAGTAAACAATTGTCAACCCTTCTTCGTTTAGATTCCTACATTTTGCCATCTTTCATTTAATTGTAGCAGCCTAAAGTATGTTTCAGCTTACATGTGTAGCAGCCTAAAGTATGTTTCAGCTTACATGTGTACTGATACATGTGTACTCATCGAGCGATGTGGCAGTGTAGGCAGATTCGGCCAAGTCTAGAGTGGTTATCCTTCGTTTCTAAGGTTAGATAAAGTTAtgtgaccttcctcacatgcTTTACACTTCACAGAAAGGTTTATTTTCCTACTTATGTCCCTCTCATCTTGTAATTTATCGGTGGGACTTGCATGAGCTGGATAAGTGCAACACCTATAAATGGAAGGAAAATTGTGGACAGTGGTAAGAATTGGTCAAGATATGCATGCATGTTATACTCGGCAGATTTCAGGGAAAAATGTAAATATGTATGTTCTACCATGTTATCAAACAATTTTTATCCTAGGAGTCCATAACTATACTGCATATATTTTTGGTCCTGCGATCTAAGGCATATATACCCCGGATGGCTAGGAGGTGCTGATCGATATCTGCACTACTCGTGACACATCTTGAGTTCATGTGCTAGCGCATGCTCTCTTACTTGTACACACCCAAATTCTTCTCTTATAAACAGCTTGGACGCTGTCTAACCTCCAAGTCACATTTTTGTATACTTTTGGTCTTTCACCCATGAAGCGGTTTCAACCAATGATGTGGTGGCGCTTTTGTACATGTGGCAACCTAGTCAATACATATTTaagtattttcaaaaaaatcatggaaaaaaataagaaataaaaaaTGTATAAANNNNNNNNNNNNNNNNNNNNNNNNNNNNNNNNNNNNNNNNNNNNNNNNNNNNNNNNNNNNNNNNNNNNNNNNNNNNNNNNNNNNNNNNNNNNNNNNNNNNATACCGATTCCCTTTTTCACGcggtattttacttgtccgaggtttgatcatcggtatctctataccttgttcaacctcgtctcctgacaagtactctttactcgtaccgtggtaagtggtctcttatgaaccattcatatgcttgcaagctattagacgacattccaccgagagggcccagagtatatctatccgtcatcgggatggacaaatcccattgttgatccatatgcctcaactcatactttccggatacttaatcccacctttataaccacccatttacgcagtggtgtttgatgtaatcaaagtacctttccagtataagtgatttacatgatctcatggtcgaaaggactaggtaactatgtatcgaaagcttatagcaaataacttaatgacgtgatcttatgctacgcttaattgggtgtgtccattacatcattcatataatgacataaccttgttattaataacatccaatgttcatgatcataaaactatgatcatctattaatcaacaagctagttatacaagaggcttaatagggactcattgttgtttacataacatacatgtatcaatgtttcggttaatacaattatagcatgtatataaatatttatcataaacacaaagatatataataaccacttttattattgcctcttgggcatatctccaacagcttaTACCTCTGGGTGTTAGTGAAGAAGAAGTTAACTCTTACATTGATATTTTGGGATGTGCTTTGGGTAAATTCCCTATCAAATACCTAGGTATACCTTTACATTATAATAAGCTTAGAAGAGAAGATATCCAGCCACTGATAGATAAAATCCTTAAAAGGATTGCTGGCTGGGGAGGAAAATTACTCTCCTATGCTGCCAGACTAACCCTTATTAAGGCATGTCTGGCTAGCATCCCCATTTATCTTCTCTCCTTTTTTAAATTTCCCAAATGGGTCCTGGATCTTATTAATACCCAGATGGCAAATTGTTTGTGGAATGATTTTGAAGGCCACAGGAAGCTTCATCTAGCTAACTGGAACTTAGTCTGCAAAAAGAAAGAATTTGGTGGGTTAGGGATCCCTGACTTGGCCAATGTTAACTTGTGTCTCCTTGGTTCCTGGATTAAAAGATATTCCCTAGATGATGGGAAAATTTGGAAATCCTTAGTAGATGCCAAGTATGACACGCATAACCCCAACATCTTCTGTAGCTCTACATCTGGTGTCTCCTAATTTTGGAAAGGGGTGATGTGGGCAGCAGAAAGTGTCAAGTTTGGTTACAGATGGAAGGTTGGTGATGGGACCAAAattaggttctgggaggataccTGGTTTGCTACCTCCTCTCTGGCTGTGCAATTCTTTGATCTTTTTGTAGTCTGTAATGAACAAAATAAAACCATCTCCCAGGTCTGGGATGGGAATACCCTTATGCTTACATTTAGAAGGAATTTTCCTCCTGCTCTTATGCAAAAATGGcaagaacttgaagaaattgcTATGAGCATTACCCTCTTAGCTGAATGTGACTCCCTGATCTGGAAGTATGAATCTTCTGGGGTCTATTCATCCAGTTCTTTATATGCTATCAttaattttgggggagtgatgccAATTTACATTGCTGTTGTTTGGAAATTGATAGTACCTCCTAGAGTTCATATTTTTTTGTGGCTACTTTCTCACAACAAGCTTATGACTAGAGATAATCTGCTTAAAACAAATATGAATAAACCTGTCTGTTGTGTTTTCTGCTCTGAAAATGAAAGCATAGATCATCTCTTCTTCCAATGCATTGTGGCGAAGCAAATTTGGAAATTCATAGCCAACGTTTTCAACATTCAAGTTGGCCATGATTATATTTCTATTGCTACATTCTGGGTGGCAAACAAGAAACATCCAGCTTTAAATTCTATCTGTGCTGCCACTCTTTGGTGCATTTGGAAATTTcgtaatgatatgatctttaatGGGCAAACATGGCTTAATTTGCATCAGATTCTTCGGATGATCTTGTTGTCTGTCAGACGATGGAAGATTATCTTCAAGGACCACATGCTTCCCCTCGTCGACCACTTCTGCAACCTGGCACTGAAGGAGACGTCGGCAAACTTCTGCATCGAGGGTGGCTAATTGATGCCCACTACCGCCAAAGTCCCTCCCCTCCTTCAGCCAATAAGAAGGCGCTGCCTGGCACCTGGTCTACCCCTACCTCGACCTTGGAGGCGGCCTCATGCATCTCGCCAGAGCTTGCTGGTGCTTGAAGCCTTTCTGGATGAAGTCCTTTTGCTGGAGCGTGAAAAGCCTGGTAGTTTGTACTGGGGAAGACTAGTGCTGTTAAGTTGTTTAAAACTTCTTTTCTCTAGTTGCTGTTCTTCTATCTTCCTTTTCGTTTGGAACTCCTAGTCTTTTGGATCTGTAAGAACCTCGGGACCTGTTGTTGGTTTCGTTGAGTTTATCAATGGAACCGGGGAGGGGGTCCTCCCTGTTGATCTAAAAATAATCAATGCATATATCGGAGTGATTCCTCCGATAGTGAAATATTCATGTGAAACCAACGCATTCAGAACAGGGCCTTAGTTTTATAGCTGATCATGTTCAGACTCAACGTCAGTCAGGAGCTAGCAATGCCAATCCGTTTAAGCCTCTTGAGAGTCAGCGCATCAATCATGATAACCGTTTTCCTTCTTTCCTCACGTAAAACCAGGTGCAACTTGGATAGCGAGTTTGTAGAGACATACACACTATTTTGCAAGGATGAGATGAATTTAAGCTTTCACGTGCTCGCGGATGAATTGCTCCACTGCTGAAACATTGCCAGTGAGACCAGCACCTTGAGCAACTGCCACGTTGTTCTGGCATTGACTGAAGTTGAATGCCTCTCCAGTCTTCAGGGACACCAAGCTGGACTTTGTCAGTGATGTCAGCAGATGATATGGCATTCCTTGATTCCTGAAGCTTGTTCCTACAGAAATAACAAAAGACACCACACGTTATAACCATCTGGTCAGTGCAAATGCTCATAGGTGATTTTAGTTATATGAGTTATGAACAACCTCAGTTATTCCAGGATCAATGGATTACGAACAGAACACATATGCAAACATGTTTTTGCAGCATAATGCAAAACTAACAACTGAGGACAAATTCACATAAATTGGAGCATATGCCAGCCCAACAATGCATTCAAAGATTCTAACTGTCCAAATATGTTATATATGAAAAAAAATACTTCTTTTTTCGAGCTGCTTCTTGATGAACACCTTAAGTGAGCTGTACTTTTGCCTCTTTTTTCTGGTATATGTCAGAAATTAACAATGCACTTATTTTTTCAGCTACTTTGTGATGAAATCCTTTGAGTAAGTTGTAGGCTTGTAGCTTTGTCTGTTTTCTTGCATCATCAATAACCTAAGATTCAGAGGAACTGTCAAATGCATTATTGGGATGGCTATCACACGGTTCttgcatctaataaataaaatgcACAAATGGGTGTTCTACGCGAATTACAGAAGACACGTGAAGCATTGCTGAAGGAACATTCGGTCAAGGAAACTTCACACTGAAGTATGCAGACGATGTACTCTCGAATTTTGGCATATCAACATAAGCAAGATGTTCTGAGCTCCAACATGCTTATAAGACCACAGATAGCTAGATAGTTATACGTCAACATAGACAAAGTAAAGATCTTACAAGCTTCAGGACAGGACATGTCCAAGAGAACAAAAACATGAAGGGGCTGCTAATTGGGCACATCACTAACTTTGCATCTGGGTAGTCTTAAGTATgaaaagatagcagatgttgcccACCACCTGAACTATACACATGTGGATGGATCACACTGTATTACGTCCTAACCCTCTTTCTGAGCTCAGCAGTAATTGATGGGAATTTCAGGACcaacaatgcataaccatcagtgAACACTGCCTCCTGGAAATTTTCCTGCACCGCCAAGAAGTCAATGCACTTGCTCTTCAACTCGGGACAGTTGTATGTTTCGGCGCAAGCTAAGGTAGTAGAAACTGTATCTATAGACACCTTATCCAACAACTTTTGGGCACACATAAGCTTCAGCCTGTCTAGTGCATATCGATCGGCCGCAGCAAGTAGATCCTGAAGTATCTCAGCGGAAGAGTCCCCAAGCTCATCTTCTCCAGGCAACGTATCAGTGTATATGAACCGAAGCATAACTTTGAATGTTGCAGGCGCAATTTCTTGCAGCGTGATGGATGTCATCGTAGCCTCCGCCATGGGGCCGAAGAGCTCTGCTCTGAAGACCGGTGAGCGGGCAGCAAGCACTGCACGGTGAGCGTGGAAGGTCTGGCCATCGATGGTGAATGACACATCCATCCCATCCGTGTGATCTAGCAAGCGGCCGAAATGGATCCCGATGTCGGAAGGCGGCACAGGAATAGGGCTGTCATCTATGACCATGATGCCACACACAAATGTAATgtgtccctctgttacgtagtcaTTCTCCAGCATAGTTCTGTCAACAAACTGACTCCATCCCCAAtcgacatcatcatcatcattgctttCACCATCGATTGGGAATTCATGAACGGATGACCTTTTTGTAGCCGTGGTACACGGTTGGTCATCCTTGTCCATCAAGAAGGCCTCGAAGATTGCCTTGACTCTTCTGGTTCTGCTCATGTGCATGAGGAAAATGGAAAGATACTTGCCCTTGTTTGTCTTATGTGACCCACGCGGGTAGCACTCAATCCTCCAGTTGTGTCCCCCGACGGAGAAGACGTCAGAGTGCACGGCATTGCCGATGGGAAGCTGCTTGGTTTGCTCGTAGTCTATTCTGAACTGAACAGAAGAACccaacatggtggtcatggtctgCGCCTCCGGCCCGGTCTTCCTAGCTTTCTTCATCACTGAACAAACTGTTAAGTAAATTAAAGAGCAAATTTTACCACCAAATTGACAATAAAAACAAATTTCTTCAGTTTTTTTCTAAGACAAGGACACCCTGAGTCCCTGACCCTAACGATTTGTTGAGGAAGAACGAGAGGGTACTCACTGGCTTGCTAGAGGCGGCTGTCCTGCTAGTGGACTGGTGCTCCGCCCGCTCCTCCGCAAGTTTGCCGTCCGCTCGTCCCCTGCTCTGCTCAGCCACCGGTCGGCCGTCGCCACGCTAGCTCCTAGGGTTCTGTCTTCTGTTGATGCGGCCGCCGAGTGGCCGAAGCTCTATCCCTTTTACTTCGTGGGGAAGCTGTATCACTTAACTGGGCCAGACTGGGCCAGTTTTGATCCGCACTCAACCCAGAACAAGCTGAACGGGCTCCCCTAAAAATTCCAGGATGTTTGAGTTAGAACTTACAATTTCACCTGATTACAATGAGCACGATTTGTTCTTGAATTCTTCTGCTCTGTTACTTGTTATTACCCAGTTAGAATTTGCTGAATGAACCTACCTTCCTAAAAATTGGTCCCTAAATTATCCAATTTAGATTTCGCTGAACGTCTATGTAACGGAACATATGAATTCAGTCATACACCGAGGCCACAGTTAGCTAATTGATGATCAGCAGGAAGGCAACAATGACACACCAGATAGGCTATCGTAGATGGTCGATAGAGACCAATGCAGATATTAGAGTGGTTCCTCTGAAAATTGCCAAATATTCATGTCAAACCAACGCTTTCAGAACAGGTCCTTAGTTTTATAGCTGATCATGTTCAGACTCAACGTCGGTAAGGAGCTAGCAAATACCAATTGTCTATGCCTCTACAAAGTCAGCACATCAACTATGGTAACCGTTTTCCTTCTTTCGTCAAGTAAAACCAGGCACAACTCGGATAGCGATTTTTCAGAGACATAAGCACTACTTCGCAAGAATGGGATGAATCTAAGCCTTCACGTGCTCTCGGATGAATTGCTCGACTGCTGAAACATTGCCAGTGAGACCAGCACCTTCAGCGACTGTCACATTGTTCTGGCATTGGCTGAAGTTGAACGCCTCTCCAGGGACACCAAGCTGGACTTCGTCGGTGATGTCAGCCGATGATATGGCATTCCTTGATTCCCGAAGCTTGTTCCTACAGAAATAACAAAGTCAGCACATGTAAGAGCTCATGTAATATGAGATTAGCCACCTAGTCAGTGCAAATGCTCATACAGATTTTAATTAAATCAGTCATGAAATGACATCACTTATTCCAGGATCAATAAACTACAAACAGGACACATATGTAAACATCTTTTTGCACCATAGGCAAAAGTAGGAGTAGGATACTTTCAAGATGCAGTAAATTGAGGCAAAATTCAAATAATTTAGTATATGCAAACCCAGTAGTGCATTCAAAGTTTCTAGCTGTCTAAATATATTATATGAAAAGAAACATACACTTCTTTTTCGAGCTGCTTCTTGATGAACTCCTTTGAGTGAGCTGTAACTTTGTCTGTCTTGTTGCAGAAAATCAGAACAGGAATCCTTTTCTTCACTACAGTTGCCTTTGTCAAAATGTCATACAAGTACCTGTGAAACAAACCCAATTTACCAACTGCAT contains the following coding sequences:
- the LOC124678310 gene encoding BTB/POZ and MATH domain-containing protein 2-like isoform X1 encodes the protein MMKKARKTGPEAQTMTTMLGSSVQFRIDYEQTKQLPIGNAVHSDVFSVGGHNWRIECYPRGSHKTNKGKYLSIFLMHMSRTRRVKAIFEAFLMDKDDQPCTTATKRSSVHEFPIDGESNDDDDVDWGWSQFVDRTMLENDYVTEGHITFVCGIMVIDDSPIPVPPSDIGIHFGRLLDHTDGMDVSFTIDGQTFHAHRAVLAARSPVFRAELFGPMAEATMTSITLQEIAPATFKVMLRFIYTDTLPGEDELGDSSAEILQDLLAAADRYALDRLKLMCAQKLLDKVSIDTVSTTLACAETYNCPELKSKCIDFLAVQENFQEAVFTDGYALLVLKFPSITAELRKRVRT
- the LOC124678310 gene encoding BTB/POZ and MATH domain-containing protein 2-like isoform X2; the encoded protein is MKKARKTGPEAQTMTTMLGSSVQFRIDYEQTKQLPIGNAVHSDVFSVGGHNWRIECYPRGSHKTNKGKYLSIFLMHMSRTRRVKAIFEAFLMDKDDQPCTTATKRSSVHEFPIDGESNDDDDVDWGWSQFVDRTMLENDYVTEGHITFVCGIMVIDDSPIPVPPSDIGIHFGRLLDHTDGMDVSFTIDGQTFHAHRAVLAARSPVFRAELFGPMAEATMTSITLQEIAPATFKVMLRFIYTDTLPGEDELGDSSAEILQDLLAAADRYALDRLKLMCAQKLLDKVSIDTVSTTLACAETYNCPELKSKCIDFLAVQENFQEAVFTDGYALLVLKFPSITAELRKRVRT